The genomic stretch AATTAATTGTGATTAGTGGTGCagattttaacaataattaacaGCGTAACCCTGGTGCCACGTGGATCCCATTAAAGAAGAAACCACGGGGATAACACGAGCTTTTGGGTCCTATGTGTTCACTTTCAAGAGAAATTGGGTTCCACATAATCCGACATGGCACTTAGCGGTGGAACCCAGTTTAGAGAGAGCTCATGTGAGGCCAAGCTGGCCTTTGTTGATACGGACAAGAAAGTGTGTCAGTCGCCCAAGAGCACGTGAATTTCACGCACGTCCAAAGATTGCCGCCATGAGTGAGCAAGCCCacaaaaaatttactaaaataatatttttatttattaattattctttcCTTTGATTTTCATTTACCAAAATAACCCTCTGACACAATTTGTGATTAATGGAGAAATTGTGCCCaaagaattattgaattaaatttttttaaaactatattagtaattaaatgtataaacactaaaactaaaatcaaacaaattttgtattgtttatttaataatacattCATATGCGGTTGAAACACGCATGCAAAAGTTTGTTCATACACagtatttaaattattcaaaatttgtatctttattaaaaaaataatgtttttgttttacatttgtttatataataaataatattaatttcatatacataattttaaatatataattaaatatataaataatatattatcatataattaaatgattttaaattaaaattaaaataatatttactcatatgataaattttatctctgtattcaaaaatatataaataatatttttaattatatttcgTATTTACCCAatatttagaataataattatttaaaaaataacctattaaacaaataattaaaaattattaaattaaagatattttagtaattGAAAGACTTGTAGTCAACAACAGAGTCAGCGGTTAGATCCGCATTGACCTTATCggcagaaaaagaaaacaagattaaaaaaaagaagggcATTATGGTCCTATAAAATGTCCCAATCTCACTTATATTTAGTAGCCTTCTCTTACAGAACCCTTGAAGCTGTCTACTTCTGTCATTGTCTGAGGTCGCAACAATGGCGTCGAACAATGAGGCTGATAGAGAGACAGAAAACCAGAACACtgtagaagaagatgaaaatgtttCTATTGAGGAGGTGGCTTTATCTGTTCCCGTAACCGACGACCCAAAAATGCCAGTGATGACCTTTCGTGCATGGTTTCTGGGTTTGACTTCGTGCACCTTGCTAATCTTCCTCAACACGTTCTTCACCTACCGAACGCAGCCGCTTACCATTTCTGCCATCGTCATGCAGATTTCCGTGCTCCCAATTGGGAAATTCATGGCCAGAACTCTCCCCACGAGGGAGATGAGCATTCTCGGTTGGAGGTTCAGTCTGAATCCGGGTCCTTTCAACATGAAAGAGCATGTTATCATCACCGTCTTTGCCAACTGTGGAGTGTCCTATGGTGGTGGTGATGCTTACTCCATTGGTGCCATCACTGTCATGAAGGGTTTCTATAAGCAAAGCTTGAACTTTCTTTGTGCTCTCCTCATCGTCTTGACCACGCaggttatattgatttttttttttagtaggCCATTGGTGATTTAGTTTCAATTATGAATTGTTTAATCTGagctttatatttaaatattgtaGATATTGGGATATGGGTGGGCGGGGATGCTAAGGAGGTACTTGGTGGATCCTGTTGAGATGTGGTGGCCTTCGAATCTTGCTCAGGTTTCTCTATTCAGGTTTggcttttttttcccttctgcAGTTGTAATTTTGTGGCTATTTTCTGTTTGGTTGATGGGAAAGTGCTTGgaaagaaaatgtgaaaaagagattaaaactTTAGAATCTTAGATTTTTCAGAGAGTGTGGGACCTGAATGAAGAAAAACCACTGCTTTACATCGTTTCTGTTTGTTGAACTTTCAATTCTAAGTGGGTAAGACTTACAAGTTTTATTCTATTTACTGATATGATTATTGGTTTTATCCTTTTCATCTGTTTGAATTATGTTTATGTTTGTTTCCTCAGAAAATATCCTCAATAAGGCATTTGGAATCAATAATTTAGTGGAATCTAAAAGGGAAAACAGTCAATTTTATGAAACAATATTAATActtgtcattattattataagtgaaGAAAATTTGTCCCCATCTGTGTGTCATTATCCAGTGCATGTTCAGTTGTTCACCGGTGAGAATTTGTTTTATGAGAGCTACTTTTCTTGGCGGTTTTGATATTCTTCCTTAAACTGTTAGTGGCTGTTTTGTTGAAGAATTTCCTtcttgtttaattataaattttgatgtttttACAGAGCACTACATGAGAAGGAACCGAATAGTAAAGGCCTAACCAAGATGAAGTTTTTCCTTATTGCATTTGTGGCAAGCTTTGTTTATTATGCATTTCCTGGCTACATCTTCCCAATTTTAACATTCTTCTCATGGGTGTGTTGGGCATGGCCTCACAGTATAACAGCTCAACAAATAGGTTCTGGTTACCATGGACTTGGTATCGGTGCCTTTACACTTGACTGGGCAGGTATTTCAGCTTATCATGGCAGTCCACTAGTAACACCCTGGAGTTCAATTCTCAATGTTGGGGTTGGATTTGTGATGTTCATCTACATAATTGTACCATTGTGTTACTGGAAGTATGACACCTTCGATGCTCGAAAATTCCCCATATTTTCTAACAAGTTGTTCACTTCTGCTGGGAAAGAATATGATACCACCAAGATTTTGACCCCTCAGTATGAACTCAATATTCCAGCTTATGATAGTTATGGGAAGCTCTTTCTCAGTCCTCTGTTTGCTCTGTCAATTGGATCAGGGTTTGCAAGGTTTACTGCCACCCTCACTCACGTTGCACTCTTTCATGGAAGGTACTAGGCTgcttttgaatcaaatttgaattaagctGTTTACTGTGCTTGAACAATATCATTAAcattcctctttttttttttttttttctgattccAGTGATATTCTGAAGCAGAGCCGATCAGCAATGAAGAATGTAAAATTGGACATCCATGCAAGACTGATGAAAAGTTACAAACAAGTGCCTCAGTGGTGGTTCTGCATTCTGTTAATAGGAAGCATTGCACTTTCCCTTTTAATGTCTTTTGTGTGGAAAGATGAAGTGCAGCTGCCATGGTGGGGCATGCTCTTTGCCTTTGCTTTGGCTTGGATTGTTACCCTTCCAATTGGTGTCATTCAAGCCACTACAAACCAGGTAATAAACCAAATAATGTAGAATATTAATTCAGGGTAGGTCCAGAATGAAGAAAACTTATCATCTTAATATTCTTGTGAATGCATTGCAGCAACCTGGATATGACATTATTGCACAATTCATGATTGGGTATGTTCTACCAGGAAAACCAATTGCCAATCTTCTTTTCAAGATTTACGGTCGTCTCAGCACAGTCCATGCTCTATCTTTCTTATCTGATCTTAAACTTGGACACTACATGAAAATTCCTCCACGGTGCATGTACACAGCTCAGGTTTTGCTGCTCAAATACTGTGTTAAGCCATTGATTTGCATACCTATTTCTCAGTTTGCCGATTGAATATTTTCCGTTTCCTAGTTGGTGGGAACTTTTGTTGCAGGTGCAGTCAATCTTGCAGTTGCGTGGTGGATGCTGGAGAATATTGAGAACATTTGTGATGTTGATTCATTGCATCCTGACAGCCCGTGGACTTGCCCCAAGTACAAAGTAACCTTTGGTGCTTCTGTTATCTGGGGATTGATTGGACCGAAGCGGCTGTTTGGACCTGGAGGTATGTACCGGAACTTGGTATGGTTATTCCTCATTGGAGCAATCTTGCCAGTTCCTGTCTGGGTATTGAGCAAAATTTACCCAGAGAAGAAATGGATTCCCTTGATAAACATCCCTGTTATATCTTATGGATTTGCTGGAATGCCACCGGCAACTCCCACCAACATAGCAAGCTGGCTTGTCACAGGAATGATCTTCAACTATTTCATATTCCAATACCGCAAGCGCTGGTGGCAAAAGTACAACTATGTTCTGTCAGCTGCACTGGATGCAGGAACAGCATTTATGGGTGTTCTGTTGTTCTTTGCTTTTCAAAACGAGGgtataaatttgaaatggtGGGGCACTCATGTTGATCATTGTCCTCTGGCGACATGTCCAACTGCTCCAGGAATTGCTGTTAAAGGATGTCCAATTTTTAAGTAGCTATATTTGGACAGGGAGAATGAATGATATGTAACAAATTTGTTTCCCATCTTTGTACGTCCTTATTTACTGTCATTAGAAGTGAAGTAGACAAGCTGCTTCTGTATGGTTAATAGCAGAAACTTACCGCCCTCAAGTTCCATACAGCTGTTACTAGTAgctaatcataaaaataaaataagaattgcTCTTTCTACCTTCAACTGTTTGCTCTTCAGTTCTACTCCAGTAGAAAGTGAAATGGTGCCCAACTTTGCTTGTTATATCATCAACCAAACATCATGCTGATGTCATGACCGGGATAAACCATTGGTCGAGAAGTGTGGTGGGTTTAGGCCGGTTGAATCACAATTTAACCCAATTAGAACTTAACCAAACTGGATCGGCTCCTATTTCTAGTCAAACCAGGTCTGGTCTGGTTTATAAAACATTGTCCCCCACAACAACTTTATATTGCTAAGT from Mangifera indica cultivar Alphonso chromosome 6, CATAS_Mindica_2.1, whole genome shotgun sequence encodes the following:
- the LOC123219424 gene encoding oligopeptide transporter 3-like; amino-acid sequence: MASNNEADRETENQNTVEEDENVSIEEVALSVPVTDDPKMPVMTFRAWFLGLTSCTLLIFLNTFFTYRTQPLTISAIVMQISVLPIGKFMARTLPTREMSILGWRFSLNPGPFNMKEHVIITVFANCGVSYGGGDAYSIGAITVMKGFYKQSLNFLCALLIVLTTQILGYGWAGMLRRYLVDPVEMWWPSNLAQVSLFRALHEKEPNSKGLTKMKFFLIAFVASFVYYAFPGYIFPILTFFSWVCWAWPHSITAQQIGSGYHGLGIGAFTLDWAGISAYHGSPLVTPWSSILNVGVGFVMFIYIIVPLCYWKYDTFDARKFPIFSNKLFTSAGKEYDTTKILTPQYELNIPAYDSYGKLFLSPLFALSIGSGFARFTATLTHVALFHGSDILKQSRSAMKNVKLDIHARLMKSYKQVPQWWFCILLIGSIALSLLMSFVWKDEVQLPWWGMLFAFALAWIVTLPIGVIQATTNQQPGYDIIAQFMIGYVLPGKPIANLLFKIYGRLSTVHALSFLSDLKLGHYMKIPPRCMYTAQLVGTFVAGAVNLAVAWWMLENIENICDVDSLHPDSPWTCPKYKVTFGASVIWGLIGPKRLFGPGGMYRNLVWLFLIGAILPVPVWVLSKIYPEKKWIPLINIPVISYGFAGMPPATPTNIASWLVTGMIFNYFIFQYRKRWWQKYNYVLSAALDAGTAFMGVLLFFAFQNEGINLKWWGTHVDHCPLATCPTAPGIAVKGCPIFK